A window of the Dongshaea marina genome harbors these coding sequences:
- a CDS encoding PTS sugar transporter subunit IIB, which translates to MKKILLVCDMGMSTSLVVKKMQEAALLRGLDIDIQAKGMQEFKEQIQHFDCALLGPQISYKLAECQGIAAGFDKRVECINMMHYGLTDGEKILDHALTLVA; encoded by the coding sequence ATGAAGAAGATCCTGTTAGTGTGTGATATGGGAATGTCTACCAGCTTGGTGGTCAAAAAAATGCAGGAGGCTGCGTTGCTACGCGGCCTGGATATAGATATTCAGGCTAAAGGAATGCAGGAGTTCAAAGAGCAGATCCAACACTTTGATTGCGCCTTGTTGGGGCCACAGATCAGCTATAAGCTGGCCGAGTGTCAGGGGATCGCCGCAGGTTTTGATAAGCGAGTCGAATGCATCAATATGATGCACTATGGACTGACCGATGGAGAGAAAATCCTTGATCATGCCCTGACTTTGGTGGCTTAA
- a CDS encoding PTS lactose/cellobiose transporter subunit IIA, which produces MDLEEKVMTLICSAGACRSLLMEALQKAREGAIPEAELRVEQARESLNAVHAVQTRLIEEDAGEGKLQVPIVMVHAQDQVMNAVLLMDLTKELIEVHRRLAA; this is translated from the coding sequence ATGGACTTAGAAGAGAAGGTCATGACCTTGATCTGTAGTGCAGGAGCCTGCCGTAGTCTCCTGATGGAGGCCTTGCAAAAAGCACGTGAAGGAGCGATCCCTGAAGCAGAGCTGAGAGTAGAGCAGGCCCGCGAATCCCTCAATGCGGTTCATGCTGTGCAGACACGCCTGATTGAAGAGGATGCCGGTGAGGGAAAATTGCAGGTTCCCATTGTGATGGTGCATGCTCAGGATCAGGTGATGAATGCTGTTTTGCTGATGGATCTTACCAAGGAGTTAATTGAGGTACATCGGCGGCTTGCAGCTTAA
- a CDS encoding helix-turn-helix domain-containing protein, with amino-acid sequence MEIKLHSNATTTPRIRRYIQRSELSDTQLAKELNLSIDTIRRWRQRNDCQDRSHRPNTIHKTLSSEQEILVIYLRQRLKLPLDELLEVTRLLINRNASRAGISRCLQRHQVGRLRKPISDDGLGSIQLDCFDLPEKLHKSQGQLLVIVEKKSSYIAFALLEQERQDARQKLIEFIHHSLPFQVTSISCCQHPVALDIARRLEVPLTQESTQSCLNATACHFALTLQQLLQGECYDHRLGLAAILLHYEDILNQRLLRKGLQHQTPFGFVQQKRA; translated from the coding sequence ATGGAAATAAAACTTCACTCGAATGCCACCACTACCCCCAGGATCCGAAGGTATATTCAACGCTCGGAGCTGTCTGACACACAGCTGGCCAAAGAACTGAATCTCTCAATCGACACCATACGCCGCTGGCGTCAGCGCAATGACTGCCAGGATCGCTCGCATCGACCGAACACCATCCATAAGACGCTCTCCTCAGAGCAGGAGATTCTGGTTATTTATCTGCGGCAACGACTGAAACTCCCTTTAGATGAGCTTCTTGAGGTTACTCGGCTTCTTATTAATCGAAACGCATCCCGGGCAGGGATAAGTCGCTGCCTACAACGTCATCAGGTCGGCCGACTCAGAAAACCGATCAGTGACGATGGGTTGGGAAGCATTCAACTTGATTGCTTTGATCTCCCTGAGAAGCTCCATAAAAGCCAGGGCCAATTGCTGGTCATCGTAGAAAAGAAAAGTAGCTATATCGCCTTCGCCTTGCTAGAGCAGGAGCGACAAGATGCTCGGCAAAAATTAATCGAATTTATCCACCATAGCTTACCATTTCAAGTGACCTCCATCTCATGTTGCCAACATCCGGTCGCTCTGGATATCGCCCGTAGGCTTGAAGTCCCGCTGACGCAAGAATCAACTCAAAGCTGCCTTAATGCCACAGCCTGCCACTTTGCTCTGACCTTGCAGCAGCTGCTTCAGGGTGAATGCTATGACCATCGCCTTGGACTCGCAGCAATACTGCTCCACTACGAGGACATTCTCAATCAGCGACTCCTTCGTAAAGGCCTCCAACATCAAACCCCCTTTGGCTTTGTGCAACAAAAAAGGGCCTGA
- a CDS encoding type 2 periplasmic-binding domain-containing protein, with translation MQKRLCQLLLTCLLSLAPDLTRGPAATEFRMFASDWPVWMASRAMHRMSMLPPEFNYYFKTYNTNVERFKDGVADVAFLTLYDFIYTQSNQHNGVIIGITDYSNGGDKIMARQGLKMPDDLFGKSWVLQSNSISLWLAHLYLKQHGKSLDDIYLKYAVGENVGELFVHLPSLAAAVGWNPNLDMVTPEVGQLVATSKDFPENIYDVIVVQKSALAENRPAFKALLRAWYKGMQDPRVPRNIAKYDKIPEKTYAHWLEDAYIFRSVTEATTQIPRIKSVAKEVLNFFNSIPPKSLRRRATIAMFGVQSGVTPDSMFDFSLLKELAAEETNSKTPQSN, from the coding sequence ATGCAAAAGAGACTCTGCCAGCTACTCCTTACCTGCCTGCTCAGCCTGGCACCGGATCTGACCCGGGGTCCTGCGGCCACCGAATTCAGAATGTTTGCCTCAGACTGGCCGGTATGGATGGCGAGCCGTGCCATGCACCGGATGAGTATGCTCCCTCCCGAGTTCAACTATTATTTCAAAACCTACAACACCAATGTCGAACGCTTTAAGGATGGAGTCGCCGATGTCGCCTTCCTCACCCTGTATGATTTTATCTACACCCAGAGCAATCAACATAATGGTGTCATCATAGGGATCACCGACTACAGCAATGGCGGCGATAAGATCATGGCACGCCAGGGACTCAAGATGCCGGATGATCTGTTCGGCAAAAGCTGGGTCTTACAATCCAACTCCATTTCTCTGTGGCTGGCCCATCTCTATCTGAAACAGCATGGCAAAAGCCTTGATGATATCTATCTCAAATATGCCGTCGGTGAAAATGTTGGCGAGCTGTTTGTCCATCTTCCATCACTGGCCGCCGCCGTAGGCTGGAACCCAAACTTAGATATGGTCACCCCTGAAGTGGGTCAGTTGGTTGCGACCAGCAAGGACTTTCCCGAAAATATTTATGATGTGATCGTGGTGCAAAAGTCTGCACTCGCCGAGAACCGCCCGGCCTTTAAGGCGCTCCTCAGAGCCTGGTACAAAGGGATGCAGGATCCACGAGTGCCACGCAATATTGCAAAATACGATAAGATCCCCGAAAAGACCTACGCCCACTGGCTTGAGGATGCTTATATCTTCCGCAGCGTCACTGAGGCCACCACCCAGATCCCCCGGATAAAAAGCGTCGCCAAAGAGGTATTGAATTTCTTTAATTCAATCCCACCAAAATCCCTGCGCCGCCGCGCCACCATCGCCATGTTTGGCGTTCAATCCGGTGTAACCCCTGATTCGATGTTTGATTTCTCTTTGCTCAAAGAGCTGGCCGCCGAGGAGACGAATAGCAAAACACCTCAATCGAATTGA